DNA from Clostridia bacterium:
ATACATACGTCTCACTGTCTTTACCGTGCTCGCCTATAATGCGCACTATTGCGGAACCTACGATAACTCCGTCTGATAACGACGCCATTTCGCGTGCCTGCTTTGGCGTAGATATGCCGAAGCCCACCGCCGCGGGGATATCGGAAACGCGCTTTGCAAGCGCAGTCATATTGCCTATATTCGTAGTTATGCTGCTTCTTTCGCCGGTAACGCCCAGCGAAGAAACACAATATAAAAAGCCTTCCGCTTCGCGCGCTATAATTTCTATACGCTCGTTTGACGTCGGTGCGACAAGAGAGATAAAGTCTATACCGTATTTGCGGCATAGCGGCGCAAATTCGTTTTTCTCCTCAAACGGAACATCGGGAAGTATCACTCCGCAAATGCCCGCTTCAAGCGCGCGCTTTAAAAACCTTTCCGTTCCGTAAGAAAACAGCACATTGGCATACGTCATAATAACAAGCGGTACGCTCACTTCGTTTTTTATTCTTGCCGCCATGTCGAGTATCTTATCTGTTGTGACGCCGCCCGAAAGAGCGCGCGCATTCGCCGCCTGTATCACCGGTCCCTCCGCCGTAGGATCGGAAAACGGTATGCCAAGCTCTATTATATCGGCTCCGGCCCTCGCAATTGACTTAATAAGCTTCTCTGTAGTTTCAATATCCGGATCGCCGCATGTTAAAAACGGTATGAATGCTTTTCCGTTGTCAAACGCTTTCTTTATCCTGCTCATTCGTAAATTTCCTCCCCTCTGTAACGCGCCATGGCAGCGCAGTCCTTATCTCCGCGTCCCGAAATATTTATGACGATTATTTTGTCTTTTTCCATTGTCGGCGCAAGCTTTAAGGCGTATGCCACGGCATGTGCGCTCTCTATGGCCGGTATTATGCCTTCCGTCCTTGAAAGGTACTCGAATGCGTTTACCGCTTCTTCGTCAGTTATCGCGACGTACTGTGCGCGTCCCGTATCATGAAGGTATGCATGCTCGGGGCCTATACCCGGATAATCGAGCCCTGCCGATATCGAATATACGGGAGCGATCTGTCCGTATTCATCCTGGCAGAAATACGACTTCATGCCGTGGAATATGCCCTCTCTGCCGGTTGCTATCGTCGCTGCAGTCGACGGTGTGTCTATGCCCAGTCCCGCCGCCTCGCATCCTATAAGCCCCACCTGTTCGTCTCCGATAAAGTGATAAAACGCGCCCATCGCATTCGATCCGCCGCCCACGCAGGCTATAACGGCGTCGGGCAGGCGTCCCTCTTTTTTCATCATCTGTTCCTTTATTTCTTTCGATATGACCGACTGAAAGTCGCGTACCATCTCGGGAAACGGATGCGGCCCCATTACCGAGCCCAAAACGTAATGCGTATCGTCCATTCGCGCCGTCCACTCGCGCATCGTCTCGGATACCGCGTCTTTAAGCGTGGCCGTTCCGCTTTTTACCGCATGTACCTTTGCCCCCAAAAGGCGCATCCTGTACACATTGAGCGCCTGACGCTTAGTGTCCTCCTCGCCCATGAATATCTCGCACTCCATGCCCATGAGCGCAGCTGCCGTCGCCGTGGCAACGCCGTGTTGACCTGCGCCGGTTTCGGCGATAACGCGCGTCTTGCCCATCTTTTTTGCAAGCAGCGTCTGTCCCAGCACGTTGTTTATCTTGTGGGATCCCGTGTGGTTTAAGTCCTCGCGCTTTAAATATATTTTTGCCCCTTTTAGATCCTTCGTCATATTATCGGCGTAATATAAAAGCGAAGGCCTGCCTGCGTATTCGTTTAAGAGCGATTTAAGCTCGCGGTTGAAATCAGCGTCGTTTTTATACTTGTCGTACGCTGCCTCCAGCTCTGTAACGGCGTTCATCAGCGTTTCCGGTATATACTGACCGCCGTGTATACCGTATCTTCCCTTTGACATATCTTATCCTCCGTATTAAGCTTTAAAAAATCAAATAAAAAAGACCCTTCCTCAACGTAAATACGTCAAGGACGAGTCTTATAAGCTCGCGGTGCCACCTTGATTCGGAAAAAAACTTTTCCGCACTCTTTGAGATACCATCATATCCCCGGCAACTTACGTATGCCTTCACGTCGCCGAATACTCAAAAGAAACCTCTTTCTTTGTTCGACGCCCTCAGCGGCCCATTTGACAGCTTGTTTTCCGCCGGGCTCTCACCTGCCCCGACTCTCTGTGGGAACATCACTGCCGTTACTTCCGCTTCAACGGTTTTTATTGTTTTATATAATACCAGCGCTTTTTTCTATTGTCAACACTTTTTTGAAATTTATTCTAATTCGTTGGCGGGCGGATAACAAAGCTCGCCCTCGCAGACATAGTATGTCGTTTTATCATTTAAAAGGCGGTACTCATCCGTTTCGCCCGCAAGCAAAAACGCCCAATCGGAACGAACATGCAGCCCTTTTGGCGTCATGCCGTCTTTCGTTACGCATACTATCTTCTTTACGGGGAGGCGCGAATAAAGATAAAACGCATACGCGACGGGGCGCCCTGCCGACTGAGCGTTCATAAACGCTGTCTGACTGTTTGATATCGCTTCAAAAGTCTCGTCTTCGGTAAGAAGTGCGATTCTGGAAAGCACGAAAGACATCATGCTGTTACCCGACGGCAGCGCGCCGTCGAAAGTTTCCTTGGGGCGCGAAAACAGTTTTTCGTTTTCTGTGCCTGAGAAGAAAAAGCCTCCGTCTTTTTCATCCCAAAAGTCGCGGCATACCTTTTTTGTAAGCTCCAAAGCCCTTAATAAATACCTGTTCTCAAAAGAAGCCTCATACATTTGAAGAAGGGCAAATATATAAAAAGCGTAATCGTCTATAAAGCCCGCGCCCATACGTTTGTCTCCGCTTATACCTGCAAAGACAACGTCGCCTTCTGTAAGCTTACTCTCAATAAAGGAGATCGTCTTCTCTGCTTTTTTTGTAAAGCTTTCATCTCCCGTTATACGTCCTGCCATGGCATATGCCGCAGCGGTAAGAGCGTTTGACGAGGTCAGGCGCTTTTTGTCTGTATGAAGCTTTGCACGGTTCTTGCGATACTCATATACACGTTTTATAAGATCGTCCATTTTGCCGGGATGATCGGGGTTATTTATAAGGTTTAGAATATTTTTGTCCTGGAAATTCCCCCCTTCGCTTACGCCGAAATAATTGCAGAAACGTTCTCCGTCCTCATTTCCCAGAAGATCGATAAGCTCGCTTTTTGAAAAAACGTAAAACCTTCCCTCTTCTCCCTCAGAATCCGCATCCTGCGCCGAATAGAATCCGCCGTCGGGCGAAGCCATCTCTTTTTCAAGATAAGAAAATACCCTTATCGCAACTTCCTTATAAAAATCATCACCCGTTTCCTCATACGCCATAAGATACGCCGCTGCCAACCATGCGTTCGTATAGAGCATTTTCTCAAAATGAGGCGCAAGCCAAAAGCGGTCTGTTGAATAGCGGCAGAATCCGCCTCCCACATGGTCGAATATGCCACCGTAAAACATCTGTTTAAGCGTCGTTTCGGCCATATACGGCGCCGTGCGCATAAGATACATCATGGCGTGCCCCGACGGAAACTTCGGCGCGCCGCCGAATCCTCCGAAATCCTTGTCAAAGCCGCTCTCGTACATGGAGACAATGTACTTCTGCGACGGATACTCCGCGTCGTCCGCGTCCGACTCTCTCGTGCGGTTCAATGCCTCCGCCACACGGGCAGACTGCGAGAGCACGCCGTCGCGGTTATTCTCCCACTGCTCATCTAAGGCTTCGATAAGCTTTAAAAAATATGGCTTTGTAAAATAATTGCCGGCGTAAAAGGGCTTTCCGTCGGCGTCGGCGAATATACTCATGGGCCATCCGCCGCGTCCCGTCATTGCCTGACATGCGCGCATGTATACGCCGTCTATATCGGGACGTTCCTCTCTGTCGACCTTGATCGAGACAAACGAGCGATTTAAAGCCTCGGCAACTTCTTCGTCTTCAAAGCTTTCATGTGCCATAACGTGGCACCAGTGGCACGTAGAATACCCTATGCTTATAAAAACAGGCTTGTTTTCGCGCCTTGCCTTTTCAAACGCCTCCCTGCCCCACGGATACCAATTGACGGGATTATTTGCATGCTGCAAAAGATATGGGCTCGTTTCATATATAAGCGCATTAGTATGCATCGATATCACCTCAAATATATTCTCTGCTGTTTATTATGATATTATTTTTACATTTTATCACGAGCTTTGTCAAACTATGCGGAACAATTTCCGCGTTTTGTTTCGTCAAAAGTCGAAAAACTGAAAGTAAACTCTTGAATTACATTCCCAAACGTGATAAATTACCCTATACTACCCCTATACAGCTCTTAAGGAGACAAAAAGAAAATGGCAAAAAGGAAAAAACGCTCACCGGGACAAGTTTTTAAAAACCTTGTTCTCATACTCCTGGTACTTAGCTGTACATATACCTTTTTGGTCTATACGGATGTGCCTTTTATATCAAAATGGCGCACTATATACATAGAAACGGCCATGACGACATTTACCCATAAGTGGCTTGCCACCGCATTCATTCCAAAGGTGATCATAGAAGAAACAATGGGCTATGCGCTTGAAAACGACCTTGAACAAGAGTCGCTTTCGACCGACTCATACTGGCATATCTCAAAGCCTCACACAGACACGGCATTCATTAAGAACGATAAGAAAGACGATCAGAGCTTTTCAAAGAACAATCCCGACTTTAAAAAGGCTTATCCCGAGATAGACATACAAACGCTTGACGAATATATGAGCGAACACAAAGATGATTCCTACGTTGACGACTATCTCTGGATAGACGCCGCCGATACGAACGATGCGGACACCGGAATAAGAACGACGTCGGGCGACAGAGTGCTTGTACTTGACACAAAAAACGGTATAGTGATCGTTATGCGAAAAACTGGAGATTTTGTGGCGCGCATGGCTATTATTAAAGACCCCTCCCGCGTTTCATTGGCCGTATCGCCCAATTACGGTCGCTCCGGCGCAAATATCGCCGATATCTGTAAGAAATCAGACGCCGTTTTAGGCATAAACGCTTCCGGATTCGACGATCCCGGCGGAAAAGGCGTCGGAGCATATCCTTATGGGCTGTGCATATCGGGCAAAACAAAATATACTTCTTCTGTCGGAGGCACATACAAGATGACCGGCTTTACCGAAAGCGATACTTTGATGATAGGAAGCTATAATGATACTTCGATTTTCAGAGACGCCGTGGAGTTCAAGCCCATACTTGTGCTCGACGGTCAGCGCGTAGTTGAGGGAAGCGCAGGCTGGGGCGTTCAGCCGCGCAGCGCGATAGGGCAGACTAAGAACGGCGAAGTTCTGCTGCTTATAGTAGACGGACGCGCGCCCGGCTATTCGATAGGCGCAACAATGCAGGAGATAGCCGAGTTCATGCTCGAATACAACGCATATCAGGCAATAAATCTTGACGGCGGCTCGTCGAGCATAATGTATTATAACGGCAGGATAATAACAAAGCCCTCGGCGGGAGATAAGAAAAACGGACGTCTTTTGCCCGATGCGTTTATTGTAAGCCCTGCGCTGTAAAATATATGACTTTGCATATATGACCAAAGTTAATAATAAGTCTTCCGAAATACATAAATGGATCGGAAGACTTTTTTATATTGTCCGCCCCTTTTATTTTTAGATGAACATTCAACCACTATTTCAGCTAATTTCTTAAAACTTCCCGTATGCCGGTAAAGCCTGATATTACAGGCGTTTCCGGCATTTTGCTTTTCGGAAGAAACTCACAAATATGCTTAAATCCTCTTGCCATTTTGCTTTGAAAAGTAGTAAGCGAGTAGTAAATCCCCGCCGTTTCTCACGCTGTCAATCGCTTCATTTCCGCCCTCGCGGAGTCAAACGAAGCGTGTGCGTAGTAGTTCAGCGTCATGGTGATGTTCGCGTGTCCCATGATGTACTGCAGGGCTTTGGGATTGATACCCGCATTGGCTAAATTGGTGCAAAAGGTGTGCCGCAGGACATGGGCTGAAAACATCTTCGGCAAAGGCGCTTCGTGACACTTATTGTACTTCTTCGCAAGATTGAGAAGCGTCATGGCGTAGTTTGATGCTGTCTTGGGGTAGCCGTCCCGCTTCAGAAACAGGAAATCGGTATAGCCTTCAATGATGATCGGATTTGCACCTTTGCGATTGTCCCGCACCCGCAGAAACGCCTGATAGACCTTCTCGCTCATGTGGATCTGACGTATGCCGCTTTTGGTCTTGGGGGTCGAGATGTAGTAGCCCTTTTCCTTGCAGCGCAGAAGCTGATGGTCTACATGGATTTTCCGTTCCTCAAAGTCCACGTCAGCAATCGTCAGTCCGCACAGCTCGGAAATGCGAAGCCCTGTTCCCAGCAGAATCACGATCTCGTCATAGTATTTGCAGTAGACGCTGTCGCTCTGCACAAACGCTAACAGGCTTTCCTCCTGCTCCGGGGTAAGAGGTTCCTTCGGCTCCGTGTCGTCCTCCAATACATCGGTGATTGGGAAGTCAAACGGATTTTTACGCACACAGTCGTTTTGTATCGCTGAATAGAATGCAGCGTTCAGAGATCGCTTGTCGTTGCGGATGGTGCTGAACGCAACGCCCTTTTCCTTCATTCTGAGCGCCCACTCTTTCGCGTCTGACATTTTTACGCTGTCGATGGGGCAACTTCCGATTGGGTCCTCTTTCAGCATACGCATGAGTCGGCTGCGGCTGCGGGTGGTATTGTATTTCACATTCCCGCGGTGGCGTATCTGCTGTGCGTAAAGCTCGCAGACGGTCATCTTCTTGCCGAGGGTATCTATTCCGTCGTCGATATCCCGCCGTATCTCCTGCTCCTTTTCCCTTAGAGAAATATCCTCCCGCTTTCCTGCGGGCGTCTTATCCGTAGGTACAAGCTTCCATGCGTAAACGAACTGCGACTTGCCGAAGGCGTCCACATATTTGTAAGCATATCTTCCGTCTTTTCTCTGGCTCTCTCCTGACCGCAAAACACGATTTTTGCTGTCTCGTCTCTTTTCTGACATTTTATAATGCTCCTTTCCTTAAGACGGAAAGAGCCCTGATATGCCGGTTGCCATTATAGCACATACAGGGCTCAATTGCACTGTTTTTCTTAAATAGCGTCCAGACTGTCAATCACCTTTTCAAACTGCTTGCGCTTGATTTGAATGCGGTTGCCGTTCATAATGACCCAGCCTGCGGCGGGATTTTCCTCTGCAAGTCTCCGCAGCTTGTTTTCGCCTATGCGGAAATAGCGGGACGCCTCCTCAATGGTGAGCGTATATTTTTCCCAGATGGGAACATCGGTCTTATTCAAAATCATCTCCTCCCTCCAATTTGAGAATATATTGTTTCGGTTTCTGCATGACTTCAATGACCTTCGCCTTGTAGTCCGGCTTTTCCAACAGACCGGGGAAATTGTCAAAGAGAACGTCGCAGCATTCAATCATATTCTCCGCCACATAGCGCAGACTTACCATCGCTGAATCCTCGTCGGCACGTTTGGGTGCTTTCATATCCTCGTAGCTTTTGTCGATTGCCGCATAAGCCTGTTTCCATCGCTTCGTATTATCGGCTTTGGGCTTCTTTTCCGGGATTGCCCTGAGCTGTTCCGCTTTTTCCCTGCGCTCCTCCGGGGATGCACGGGCGACAGCCGCCACATCGGTTTCGCGAGGCTTAAACTTTCCAAGGAGCAGGTCGTTCTTAATGCCAGGAAGCACTTCTTCGGCGGCGTCAACTCCCTGAGCATACCAATCCGCTCGCATCACATAGCTCTCACTTGTATTAGTTTCCTCCGCTATTTTTGTTCGCGTACCATGAGCCCTGTGGTCTGGTTCATTTTGAACCAGACCACTTTCGCCCAATAAAGTGTGCTGATTTCCGTTAAAATCAAGTATGCTTTTCTCGGCAGCATATCGCTCGCCTATGAGATATTTCTTCTGCTGGGGCGTGAGGTTTCGCCGTCCGAGCTGGTTCTTGCAAATCCATGAGAGCGCTTCGTATTTATTGTTGAACGGTTTTTCATGGATGCGGAACTCGATGCCCGGATGATCCAGTGCGATGCGGTAGCGGTTATGACCGTCCACAATCGTGTTGTTCCACACGATGATAGGTGTCAGAATAAGCCCTTCCTCCAGGATGTTTTCTTCGAGCTGCGAAAGCTCGTCCTCGGTCAAAGGCGGGCACTTCGCCTCAAACTCCGGATCAATTACCAAAATGCGCTTCATCATGATTCCTCCGTTTCTTTTTGGGTATATCAGTTGTTTTGTGATTTCCAGTTTTGCTGTGATGCTTTCGCGTCGAGATTGTTTTCTTCCGCGTCGAGATTGTCCTTTCACCCTACAACGGACATTTTTACGCCGAATGTCAGGTATCGCCTGAAAAAGAGTTTGCTTTTTGCTGACGGCTGCCAGGGATAAAAACGATTCCGGAAGGTTACGAATACTGAGTTCATTTCGTGTTCTCCTGTTTTGTTGTGTCGCTTCCGCGGTTAAATTGTCCTCCCACTTTTCAATGGACATTTTTTCGAGCTTATTCAACCGTCGACAAAATGGATTTTTGCTTTTTTGATAGTCCATGACGTAATGCTGCTCCGTTTTTTTCCGAATCCTCGGCAACGCTGCCCGCAGAAAACTCAAAATGGTGTGCTGTGTCCGGATACCGGGGCTTTCGGATGAGCTGGCGATTACCGGGGCAAAAAATCAATTCCGCCGCAACGAAGACTGAGTTCATTTCCTGATCTCCTGCTTAGCTGTGACACTCTGCAAAGACTAAATTTTCGTATCCACTTGCGGCGAAATTGTCCTCTCACCCTACAACGGACATTTTTTTGAGCTTTTTAAACCATCCGCATAAATTTTTTTTGCTTTTTCGATAGGCCATGACGTTATGCCGTTCCGATTTTTCCCGAATCCTCGGCGACGCTGCCTGCGGAAAATGTAAAACGGTACGCTTTGTCCGGATATACCGGGGCTTTCGGACGAGCTGGCGATTGCTCGGGCAAAAAGCCAATTCCGGAAGATGCAGAAGGCTGAGTTTATATTGTGTTCCTCCCACTTTTCAATGGACATTTTTCTGCCGAATGTCAGGTATCGTCAGAAATATTTTTTTGATAGTCTA
Protein-coding regions in this window:
- a CDS encoding phosphodiester glycosidase family protein; protein product: MAKRKKRSPGQVFKNLVLILLVLSCTYTFLVYTDVPFISKWRTIYIETAMTTFTHKWLATAFIPKVIIEETMGYALENDLEQESLSTDSYWHISKPHTDTAFIKNDKKDDQSFSKNNPDFKKAYPEIDIQTLDEYMSEHKDDSYVDDYLWIDAADTNDADTGIRTTSGDRVLVLDTKNGIVIVMRKTGDFVARMAIIKDPSRVSLAVSPNYGRSGANIADICKKSDAVLGINASGFDDPGGKGVGAYPYGLCISGKTKYTSSVGGTYKMTGFTESDTLMIGSYNDTSIFRDAVEFKPILVLDGQRVVEGSAGWGVQPRSAIGQTKNGEVLLLIVDGRAPGYSIGATMQEIAEFMLEYNAYQAINLDGGSSSIMYYNGRIITKPSAGDKKNGRLLPDAFIVSPAL
- a CDS encoding site-specific integrase codes for the protein MSEKRRDSKNRVLRSGESQRKDGRYAYKYVDAFGKSQFVYAWKLVPTDKTPAGKREDISLREKEQEIRRDIDDGIDTLGKKMTVCELYAQQIRHRGNVKYNTTRSRSRLMRMLKEDPIGSCPIDSVKMSDAKEWALRMKEKGVAFSTIRNDKRSLNAAFYSAIQNDCVRKNPFDFPITDVLEDDTEPKEPLTPEQEESLLAFVQSDSVYCKYYDEIVILLGTGLRISELCGLTIADVDFEERKIHVDHQLLRCKEKGYYISTPKTKSGIRQIHMSEKVYQAFLRVRDNRKGANPIIIEGYTDFLFLKRDGYPKTASNYAMTLLNLAKKYNKCHEAPLPKMFSAHVLRHTFCTNLANAGINPKALQYIMGHANITMTLNYYAHASFDSARAEMKRLTA
- the trpB gene encoding tryptophan synthase subunit beta encodes the protein MSKGRYGIHGGQYIPETLMNAVTELEAAYDKYKNDADFNRELKSLLNEYAGRPSLLYYADNMTKDLKGAKIYLKREDLNHTGSHKINNVLGQTLLAKKMGKTRVIAETGAGQHGVATATAAALMGMECEIFMGEEDTKRQALNVYRMRLLGAKVHAVKSGTATLKDAVSETMREWTARMDDTHYVLGSVMGPHPFPEMVRDFQSVISKEIKEQMMKKEGRLPDAVIACVGGGSNAMGAFYHFIGDEQVGLIGCEAAGLGIDTPSTAATIATGREGIFHGMKSYFCQDEYGQIAPVYSISAGLDYPGIGPEHAYLHDTGRAQYVAITDEEAVNAFEYLSRTEGIIPAIESAHAVAYALKLAPTMEKDKIIVINISGRGDKDCAAMARYRGEEIYE
- a CDS encoding tryptophan synthase subunit alpha, whose product is MSRIKKAFDNGKAFIPFLTCGDPDIETTEKLIKSIARAGADIIELGIPFSDPTAEGPVIQAANARALSGGVTTDKILDMAARIKNEVSVPLVIMTYANVLFSYGTERFLKRALEAGICGVILPDVPFEEKNEFAPLCRKYGIDFISLVAPTSNERIEIIAREAEGFLYCVSSLGVTGERSSITTNIGNMTALAKRVSDIPAAVGFGISTPKQAREMASLSDGVIVGSAIVRIIGEHGKDSETYVYEYVKTMKEAIKNI
- a CDS encoding thioredoxin domain-containing protein, whose protein sequence is MHTNALIYETSPYLLQHANNPVNWYPWGREAFEKARRENKPVFISIGYSTCHWCHVMAHESFEDEEVAEALNRSFVSIKVDREERPDIDGVYMRACQAMTGRGGWPMSIFADADGKPFYAGNYFTKPYFLKLIEALDEQWENNRDGVLSQSARVAEALNRTRESDADDAEYPSQKYIVSMYESGFDKDFGGFGGAPKFPSGHAMMYLMRTAPYMAETTLKQMFYGGIFDHVGGGFCRYSTDRFWLAPHFEKMLYTNAWLAAAYLMAYEETGDDFYKEVAIRVFSYLEKEMASPDGGFYSAQDADSEGEEGRFYVFSKSELIDLLGNEDGERFCNYFGVSEGGNFQDKNILNLINNPDHPGKMDDLIKRVYEYRKNRAKLHTDKKRLTSSNALTAAAYAMAGRITGDESFTKKAEKTISFIESKLTEGDVVFAGISGDKRMGAGFIDDYAFYIFALLQMYEASFENRYLLRALELTKKVCRDFWDEKDGGFFFSGTENEKLFSRPKETFDGALPSGNSMMSFVLSRIALLTEDETFEAISNSQTAFMNAQSAGRPVAYAFYLYSRLPVKKIVCVTKDGMTPKGLHVRSDWAFLLAGETDEYRLLNDKTTYYVCEGELCYPPANELE
- a CDS encoding excisionase, which encodes MNKTDVPIWEKYTLTIEEASRYFRIGENKLRRLAEENPAAGWVIMNGNRIQIKRKQFEKVIDSLDAI